A window of Cohnella herbarum contains these coding sequences:
- a CDS encoding ketopantoate reductase family protein has product MDKIAVLGGGSLGLLLAGKMVASGCDCELWTRTGDQAALLNRNGLTIVEQTGGEVRKVNIRAIPIEQATLSENGIVLVAVKQTAFTPELLERLAEIVPDGGTLVLFQNGVGHRQLLTHGLPGRKLVMAITTEGALRINETTVRHTGIGETTIGELEIATNVIRSVERMLKQAGFTVLLSKQLEEAIMRKLLVNAVINPLTAILRLRNGELTESTGRLNAMKALFQESFGILSLYGLKNERELWNIVLKVCADTRLNESSMLQDVTAHRETEVEFINGAICRMAADKGKEAPWNNAVTALVKAIH; this is encoded by the coding sequence ATGGATAAGATAGCGGTGTTGGGCGGAGGCTCTCTAGGCTTGCTGCTTGCCGGAAAGATGGTTGCGTCGGGATGCGATTGTGAACTATGGACGAGAACGGGCGATCAAGCGGCTCTCTTGAATCGCAATGGCTTAACGATAGTCGAACAAACGGGCGGCGAGGTCAGAAAAGTAAATATTCGCGCGATTCCGATAGAACAAGCAACGTTGAGCGAGAATGGGATCGTTCTGGTCGCGGTGAAGCAAACGGCATTTACGCCCGAGCTTCTCGAACGACTAGCGGAGATCGTCCCGGACGGCGGTACGCTCGTGCTCTTCCAGAACGGGGTAGGACATCGTCAGTTGCTGACGCATGGATTGCCTGGTCGGAAACTCGTTATGGCGATTACGACCGAAGGCGCTCTTAGAATAAACGAGACAACGGTTCGTCATACCGGAATCGGCGAAACGACGATCGGCGAACTAGAGATAGCGACGAACGTGATACGTTCCGTAGAACGAATGTTGAAACAGGCAGGATTTACCGTTTTATTGTCGAAACAGTTGGAAGAAGCGATTATGCGTAAGCTGCTCGTGAATGCGGTAATCAATCCGCTTACGGCGATATTGCGATTGCGCAATGGGGAGCTTACCGAATCCACCGGCCGTTTGAATGCGATGAAGGCTTTATTTCAAGAATCGTTCGGAATTCTAAGCCTATATGGCTTAAAGAATGAACGGGAGCTATGGAATATCGTCTTGAAGGTATGCGCCGATACTCGGCTGAACGAATCTTCCATGCTGCAGGACGTGACCGCGCATAGGGAAACCGAGGTCGAGTTTATTAACGGGGCGATTTGCCGGATGGCGGCGGACAAAGGCAAGGAGGCACCTTGGAACAATGCCGTTACGGCGCTTGTCAAAGCGATCCATTAG
- a CDS encoding RsfA family transcriptional regulator, translated as MTAVRQDAWSPDDDLILAEVTLRHIREGSTQLSAFEEVGQRIARTSAACGFRWNSCVRKRYDEAIGMAKQQRQKRNYLKKQGISTISGTERLVVEEGDNAKAELLSAESMSLEAIIRYLRQWKGTVQEMSRQIRHLEKENKDKEDRLNEYREVNERLSKEVNEVQTDYRVVNDDYKALIRIMDRARRLAFLTEEVDEDRARFKMDANGNLERIE; from the coding sequence ATGACGGCTGTGAGACAAGACGCATGGAGTCCGGATGACGATTTGATCCTGGCGGAGGTAACACTTCGTCACATCCGTGAAGGCAGCACCCAATTATCCGCTTTCGAAGAAGTGGGGCAGCGAATTGCCCGAACTTCTGCCGCTTGCGGTTTCCGATGGAATAGTTGTGTCCGCAAGAGATACGATGAGGCAATCGGAATGGCCAAACAACAGCGTCAGAAACGGAATTATCTCAAAAAACAAGGGATTTCCACCATCTCGGGCACGGAAAGGCTCGTCGTCGAAGAAGGCGACAACGCGAAAGCGGAGCTATTGTCTGCCGAATCGATGTCCTTGGAGGCTATAATTCGTTATTTGCGCCAATGGAAAGGCACCGTACAGGAAATGAGCCGGCAGATTCGCCATCTCGAGAAGGAAAACAAGGATAAGGAAGATCGTCTGAACGAATATCGCGAAGTCAACGAGCGCCTGTCCAAAGAGGTAAACGAGGTGCAGACGGATTATCGCGTCGTTAACGACGATTATAAAGCGCTTATTCGAATTATGGATCGCGCGCGCCGTCTTGCATTCTTAACGGAAGAAGTAGACGAGGATCGCGCGAGGTTTAAGATGGACGCTAACGGAAATCTCGAAAGAATCGAATAG
- a CDS encoding DUF2626 family protein has product MARMFRVLGFWTLVIALMAFAGNMYEFALLFFVQTAVFFLLGYLNFTERTYLMMFWGYMVLAFLGFTYWSVFEMGMPV; this is encoded by the coding sequence ATGGCACGAATGTTTAGGGTGCTCGGCTTCTGGACACTGGTAATTGCCCTAATGGCGTTTGCAGGCAACATGTACGAATTCGCGTTGCTGTTCTTCGTGCAAACTGCCGTTTTCTTCTTGCTCGGGTATTTGAACTTTACCGAACGAACGTATCTCATGATGTTCTGGGGATATATGGTCCTCGCCTTCCTCGGATTTACGTATTGGAGCGTATTCGAGATGGGGATGCCGGTATAA
- a CDS encoding class I SAM-dependent methyltransferase, which produces MSAAISETPLTAVIKNTIGSAHRKGMSDEGKELSAIPFHQYMMLCLYHPEFGYYRSGSTRVGRDGDFYTSSYIGELMGEQLASEISRLAKQWFADAEAVEVIDWGGGTGRLSRQMLDAWKGSETRNFRLTLVEGNPVHRHAAQEELAGEIEFGIARIIGSDEGESLTFETNDPVVIVANELLDAFPIYRLTQRNGKLLEWGVSWSDEQGLFSCLMEPVEPRLKQWIEAENIVLLDNQTIELNLDAADWVTNLTSRLRRAILLFIDYGDETEELMSEHRMDGTLLCYREHRAHNDPYAVPGEQDLTAHVNYSHIRRAALAAGCRELWYGTQKSFLLESGVLGKLSSHAITDPFHPIVRRNRAIRQLLLSDGMSELFKVQVLLKDE; this is translated from the coding sequence TTGAGCGCGGCGATTTCGGAAACGCCATTGACGGCCGTCATTAAAAATACGATCGGGTCAGCCCATCGCAAAGGAATGTCGGATGAAGGTAAAGAGTTGTCCGCCATCCCCTTTCATCAGTATATGATGCTTTGTCTGTATCATCCCGAATTTGGATATTATCGTTCGGGATCTACGAGGGTAGGACGGGACGGAGATTTCTATACGAGCTCCTATATCGGAGAACTGATGGGAGAGCAATTGGCTTCGGAAATATCGAGGCTTGCCAAACAATGGTTCGCCGATGCGGAAGCCGTGGAAGTCATCGACTGGGGCGGCGGCACGGGGCGTCTGAGCCGGCAAATGCTGGACGCATGGAAGGGGAGCGAGACCCGAAATTTCCGACTGACGTTGGTCGAAGGGAATCCGGTACACAGGCATGCAGCCCAGGAAGAATTGGCTGGAGAGATCGAATTCGGAATAGCTCGGATCATCGGGAGCGACGAAGGAGAATCGTTAACCTTCGAGACGAACGATCCGGTCGTCATCGTGGCGAACGAGCTGCTGGATGCTTTTCCGATCTATCGCTTAACGCAGCGGAACGGCAAGCTGCTGGAATGGGGAGTTTCCTGGAGCGACGAGCAAGGGTTGTTTTCGTGTCTCATGGAACCGGTTGAACCTCGCTTGAAGCAATGGATCGAAGCGGAAAACATCGTTTTGCTCGATAACCAGACGATTGAACTCAATTTGGACGCCGCGGATTGGGTAACGAACTTGACTAGCCGGTTAAGGCGCGCCATTCTCCTATTCATCGATTACGGGGACGAGACGGAAGAATTAATGTCCGAGCATCGCATGGACGGAACTTTGCTTTGCTACCGCGAACATAGAGCCCATAACGATCCTTATGCCGTTCCTGGCGAGCAGGATTTGACCGCTCACGTCAACTACAGCCATATTCGTCGGGCTGCCTTAGCGGCGGGCTGCAGGGAGTTGTGGTACGGTACCCAGAAAAGCTTCCTGCTGGAGTCGGGAGTATTGGGAAAGCTGAGCTCTCATGCGATTACGGATCCGTTCCATCCCATCGTTCGTCGTAACCGCGCCATACGTCAATTGTTATTGTCGGACGGCATGAGCGAATTATTTAAGGTTCAGGTGCTGTTGAAGGACGAATAG
- a CDS encoding coiled-coil domain-containing protein, whose product MRRWLLALLFTMLIFGYLSRSIALFPVNAEPLPEETRKLLEKSLSVVELDREIERISKLKGTTQTDIEKSERRIAEQEIAIAVQREKAGRVLRSYYMGYKDFWLSAVINAKSLPQLVRVWDTMDMIMQSDSKAMSGYAEEYRNLKQGYGKLRQDKEDLAAVETQLIAQRERILSLQKDLDQALAASGDEQLLKKLMEELQAYWKNVGLYEVKQHFRALAEAMQNLPDFVKKTPGIIQSNGLKTKLTLSDDQLNEFLRQEDNRFQDFAFTFENGLLTMEGDNGNIKVKIQGRYTVENEPENAIRFHVDSLIFNGLELPDTTRADLEREFDLGFYPQKLIKFVKAQSVSMENGELVVQLSIGG is encoded by the coding sequence ATGCGCCGTTGGTTACTGGCACTACTTTTTACAATGTTGATTTTCGGTTACCTATCCCGATCCATAGCTCTCTTTCCCGTCAACGCGGAGCCGCTTCCCGAAGAGACGCGCAAGCTATTGGAGAAAAGCTTGTCCGTCGTCGAATTGGACCGGGAGATTGAACGAATATCCAAGCTCAAGGGTACGACCCAGACGGATATCGAGAAAAGCGAGCGGCGGATCGCCGAGCAAGAAATCGCTATCGCCGTGCAGAGGGAAAAAGCCGGCCGGGTACTGCGATCCTACTATATGGGATACAAGGATTTCTGGTTATCGGCCGTAATAAACGCGAAATCTCTGCCCCAGCTTGTGCGTGTATGGGACACGATGGATATGATTATGCAATCCGATAGCAAGGCGATGAGCGGCTATGCCGAGGAATACCGTAACTTGAAGCAGGGCTACGGGAAGCTCCGGCAAGACAAAGAGGATTTGGCCGCCGTCGAGACGCAGCTTATCGCTCAACGCGAACGAATCCTGTCTCTTCAGAAGGACTTGGATCAGGCGCTAGCCGCTAGCGGAGATGAGCAATTGCTGAAAAAGCTGATGGAGGAATTGCAGGCTTATTGGAAAAACGTAGGACTTTACGAGGTCAAACAACATTTTAGAGCGCTAGCCGAAGCCATGCAGAATTTACCGGATTTCGTTAAAAAAACACCCGGCATCATTCAATCTAACGGTTTAAAAACAAAGCTGACGCTCTCGGATGACCAGCTTAACGAATTTCTTCGTCAAGAGGATAATCGCTTTCAAGACTTCGCGTTTACGTTCGAGAACGGTCTCTTAACGATGGAAGGAGACAACGGTAACATCAAGGTGAAAATTCAAGGCAGATATACCGTCGAGAACGAACCGGAGAACGCGATTCGGTTCCATGTCGATTCTTTGATCTTCAACGGCTTGGAATTGCCGGATACGACCCGCGCCGATCTCGAGAGGGAATTCGATTTGGGCTTCTACCCGCAAAAACTAATCAAATTCGTAAAAGCGCAAAGCGTCAGCATGGAAAACGGCGAACTGGTCGTCCAACTGTCGATAGGAGGATAA
- a CDS encoding extracellular solute-binding protein, whose amino-acid sequence MARSKSALVFLLLCIMVLILSPWADAPSSPTSFVDVVPEDKSLVTIEPIVAEEISSLVIEVALDEPAYRALTVQNDNFMLNHPNILVDLRRINPEQAYDTYKRSSVLEESADIMLLANEWIIEFASSGYLLPTEAAFVGKALAEQFDAVAAPLTWNSYKWGVPRDMDPYVLVWNMSRLHEWLGEDVTLPLTLEQWAAVSDRSAETQGAISWLSIDRNDPLALLAWLESATAERSDGIWSKDAEPWNGTLFEQAMLLLDLHKANVQFTATDIGTTPALKEGNILAAVMPYSRASALVAQPRLDPEPELEIDHQSWKLPYVWPRGTSFAVSSNTEAEEAAYVWISEMTDEQIQLQNMEERGKLPVYRSLYDSDRTLSNLIPGRTGQSFPSQSPIEFGPDLSAQLGQLQRMWTEFARGAMSIERWKEEWAKHN is encoded by the coding sequence GTGGCACGAAGCAAATCGGCCTTAGTGTTCCTCTTGCTCTGTATAATGGTCTTGATCCTATCTCCATGGGCGGATGCGCCTTCTTCTCCGACGTCCTTCGTCGACGTGGTTCCCGAAGATAAATCGTTGGTAACCATCGAACCTATCGTTGCCGAAGAAATATCCAGCTTAGTCATCGAAGTAGCTTTAGACGAGCCCGCCTATCGCGCGCTAACCGTTCAAAACGATAATTTTATGCTAAATCATCCAAATATACTAGTGGACTTGCGCAGGATAAATCCCGAACAAGCCTACGATACTTATAAACGATCCTCCGTCTTGGAAGAATCGGCCGATATTATGTTGTTAGCGAATGAATGGATAATCGAATTCGCTTCCTCGGGGTATCTGCTGCCAACAGAAGCCGCGTTCGTAGGGAAAGCATTGGCCGAACAGTTCGATGCCGTGGCCGCTCCGCTAACTTGGAACAGTTATAAGTGGGGAGTGCCTCGCGACATGGATCCATACGTGCTTGTATGGAACATGAGCCGCTTACACGAATGGCTCGGCGAAGATGTCACGCTCCCGCTTACGCTTGAGCAATGGGCTGCCGTATCCGACAGGAGCGCGGAAACCCAAGGCGCGATTTCATGGTTATCGATCGATCGTAACGACCCGTTGGCGCTTCTGGCATGGCTCGAGAGCGCCACAGCGGAGAGAAGCGACGGAATATGGAGTAAAGATGCCGAGCCGTGGAACGGGACGTTATTCGAGCAGGCGATGCTGTTGCTCGATCTACATAAGGCAAATGTTCAATTCACGGCAACGGACATCGGGACGACCCCTGCGTTGAAAGAAGGAAATATTCTCGCCGCGGTCATGCCGTACTCTCGGGCTTCCGCTTTGGTCGCGCAGCCGCGCTTGGATCCGGAACCGGAGCTTGAGATCGATCATCAGTCGTGGAAGCTCCCGTACGTATGGCCGCGCGGAACTTCTTTTGCCGTCTCTTCGAATACCGAAGCCGAAGAAGCTGCATACGTATGGATATCCGAAATGACCGACGAACAGATTCAATTGCAGAATATGGAGGAGAGAGGGAAGCTACCCGTCTATCGTTCTCTATACGATAGCGATAGAACCCTCTCTAATCTGATTCCAGGAAGAACGGGGCAAAGCTTCCCGAGCCAATCTCCAATTGAGTTCGGTCCAGACCTCTCCGCCCAACTCGGGCAACTGCAAAGGATGTGGACGGAGTTTGCACGAGGGGCAATGTCGATCGAACGATGGAAAGAAGAATGGGCGAAACATAACTGA
- a CDS encoding PhoH family protein: MRKIYVLDTNVLLHDPLSLFAFEDNEVIIPSVVLEEIDSKKRLADEIGRNARNISRELDGLRALGQLHNGVVLPNGGLLKVEMNHRRFVRVQELFGEMTNDNRILAVALNYHMEEQESGDPRPVIIVSKDVLVRVKADVLGIIAQDYLSDQTVSISDQYSGHLTLHVHPSVIDEFYSTRFLAVNQLGIKVNLHPNEFVILRDELGTSKSALLKVTSDGNRLEPLHMSNDPIWGITARNAQQRMALELLLNDDIPLVTLTGRAGTGKTLITLAAGLMKVEDEHRFKKLLIARPVVPMGKDIGYLPGEKEEKLRPWMQPIYDNLEFLFDTKKSGDLDKILMGMGSIQVEALTYIRGRSIPGQFIIIDEAQNLSKHEVKTIVSRVGENSKIVLLGDPEQIDHPYLDSQSNGLTYLVERFKEEGISGHVTLEKGERSRLAQLATERL; encoded by the coding sequence ATGCGTAAAATTTACGTACTCGATACGAATGTGCTTTTGCATGATCCGCTCTCCTTGTTTGCCTTTGAAGACAATGAAGTCATCATTCCCTCCGTCGTACTGGAAGAGATCGATTCCAAGAAGAGGCTTGCCGATGAAATCGGGCGCAATGCCCGGAATATCTCGCGCGAGCTGGACGGGTTGAGGGCATTAGGGCAATTGCATAACGGCGTCGTTCTTCCGAATGGCGGCCTGTTAAAGGTGGAAATGAATCATCGCCGTTTCGTGAGGGTACAGGAATTATTCGGTGAAATGACCAACGATAACCGTATTCTCGCCGTGGCGTTGAATTATCATATGGAGGAGCAGGAAAGCGGAGATCCGCGTCCGGTCATCATCGTCAGTAAAGACGTACTCGTTCGGGTTAAAGCGGATGTACTCGGAATCATCGCTCAAGATTATTTATCGGATCAAACCGTGTCGATATCGGATCAGTATTCGGGGCACTTGACGCTGCACGTACATCCTTCGGTCATTGACGAATTTTATTCTACCCGGTTTCTTGCCGTGAACCAGTTGGGGATCAAAGTAAACCTGCATCCGAACGAATTCGTGATCTTGCGCGATGAATTGGGAACGTCCAAGTCGGCGCTGCTTAAGGTCACTTCGGACGGGAATCGCTTAGAACCGCTTCATATGAGCAACGATCCCATTTGGGGGATAACGGCTCGCAACGCGCAGCAACGAATGGCGCTGGAGTTATTGCTGAACGATGATATCCCGCTGGTTACGCTGACGGGTCGCGCGGGTACGGGGAAAACGTTGATCACGCTGGCGGCGGGGTTAATGAAGGTGGAAGACGAGCACCGCTTCAAGAAGCTGCTCATCGCTCGGCCCGTAGTTCCGATGGGAAAGGATATCGGGTATTTACCGGGCGAGAAAGAAGAAAAACTGCGTCCGTGGATGCAGCCTATCTACGATAATTTGGAGTTTTTGTTCGATACGAAGAAATCCGGGGATCTCGATAAAATACTAATGGGAATGGGCAGCATTCAAGTGGAGGCGCTGACTTATATTCGCGGCCGCTCGATTCCGGGTCAATTCATCATCATCGACGAAGCGCAGAACCTAAGCAAACACGAAGTGAAAACAATCGTGTCCAGGGTAGGGGAGAACAGTAAAATCGTGCTTCTCGGAGATCCCGAGCAGATCGATCACCCTTATCTCGATTCGCAAAGCAATGGCCTTACCTACTTGGTTGAACGCTTCAAGGAAGAGGGAATCAGCGGACACGTGACGCTAGAGAAGGGCGAACGCTCCCGCCTTGCCCAGTTGGCAACCGAGAGGTTATAG
- a CDS encoding YhcN/YlaJ family sporulation lipoprotein translates to MKQYKMNAYATALLILLTLAMGSAGCGKQQSAANHSENRLQAQAKANNNATKHKIENPKKVAAHLESLARGVQGVKGANCVVFGKYAIVGIDVDEKMERTRVGTVKYAVAEAFRKDPYGIDAVVTADIDLAQRVREIRADVSKGRPISGFAEELADMVGRLIPQIPRNIVPPKAPEDMGAKTLNRLKK, encoded by the coding sequence TTGAAGCAGTATAAAATGAACGCTTACGCAACCGCATTGCTGATCCTTCTAACTTTAGCAATGGGCTCCGCAGGCTGTGGTAAACAACAATCGGCAGCGAATCATTCGGAAAACCGTCTTCAGGCTCAGGCAAAAGCGAACAATAACGCAACTAAGCACAAGATCGAGAATCCGAAGAAGGTTGCCGCCCATCTGGAATCGCTCGCGCGCGGCGTACAAGGCGTCAAGGGCGCCAACTGCGTCGTCTTCGGCAAATACGCAATCGTCGGTATCGACGTCGACGAGAAGATGGAACGCACGCGCGTCGGAACGGTCAAATACGCCGTAGCCGAAGCGTTTCGCAAAGATCCTTACGGAATCGATGCGGTCGTAACGGCGGATATCGATCTAGCCCAGAGGGTTCGCGAAATCCGCGCGGACGTCAGCAAGGGTAGGCCGATTTCCGGATTCGCGGAAGAGCTTGCCGACATGGTCGGACGGCTGATTCCGCAAATTCCGCGTAACATTGTCCCGCCTAAAGCCCCGGAAGATATGGGGGCAAAAACCTTAAACAGGCTCAAGAAGTGA
- a CDS encoding LCP family protein translates to MSQDTPLPARAKSSRTSAPNASKPPGKKFRWGRFIFLLLGVIILALACYVGYLLVVGDQNLNKISKPADAKGGVTIAKEERAQVKPIALTLLGLDTRSETGSMNTDVMMVAAFNPKTKTATVISIPRDSDLNVEGYKKHKANGYYAAFYMYGKNKENLEGDAVPAYARDETRLMLSKFFEIPIDYTAVIDFQGFVDVVDALGGVEVTVDKDMRYVDTVDDTDIDLKKGEQMLNGEQALGFVRYRKSNPGRGYKQTAASSDFERNERQSQVLGAITDRLKSFSNVTKVDNILNAVGDNMRTDIPKAQIENIIATYFGINRSDIRFIPLTGNWKSPYVYLDEDKLLEAKKALAEELITTGRPVADVTPTSSSSAQASE, encoded by the coding sequence TTGAGTCAGGATACACCGCTGCCGGCACGCGCGAAAAGTAGTCGCACCTCGGCTCCGAATGCTTCTAAACCGCCCGGCAAGAAGTTTCGTTGGGGCAGGTTTATTTTCCTATTGTTAGGCGTTATCATTTTGGCTTTGGCTTGTTACGTCGGCTATTTATTAGTCGTTGGAGATCAAAATCTGAACAAGATTTCCAAACCGGCGGATGCCAAGGGCGGAGTTACGATCGCGAAGGAAGAACGGGCACAAGTTAAACCGATTGCCCTTACCTTGTTAGGTTTGGACACCCGAAGCGAAACCGGAAGCATGAACACCGACGTTATGATGGTGGCGGCTTTTAATCCGAAAACGAAAACGGCTACGGTCATTTCCATTCCGCGCGATAGCGATCTGAACGTGGAAGGGTACAAGAAACACAAGGCGAACGGCTACTATGCCGCGTTCTACATGTACGGCAAGAACAAGGAAAACCTGGAAGGCGACGCGGTCCCGGCTTACGCTCGCGACGAAACCCGGCTGATGCTGTCTAAGTTTTTCGAAATTCCGATCGATTACACGGCAGTCATCGATTTTCAAGGTTTCGTTGACGTCGTGGACGCGCTCGGAGGCGTTGAAGTTACCGTAGACAAGGATATGCGATACGTCGACACTGTCGACGATACGGATATCGACCTGAAGAAGGGCGAACAGATGCTTAACGGAGAGCAGGCGCTCGGTTTCGTCCGTTACCGGAAATCCAATCCGGGCCGAGGTTACAAGCAGACGGCTGCATCCAGCGATTTCGAACGGAATGAAAGACAAAGTCAAGTTCTCGGCGCGATCACGGATCGATTGAAGTCGTTCAGCAACGTTACGAAGGTGGATAACATCCTGAATGCCGTTGGCGATAATATGAGAACGGATATTCCCAAGGCGCAAATCGAGAATATAATCGCTACATACTTCGGAATCAATCGTTCGGATATTCGCTTTATTCCTTTGACCGGTAATTGGAAAAGCCCTTATGTCTATTTAGACGAAGATAAGCTGCTAGAGGCGAAGAAGGCGTTAGCGGAAGAACTGATAACGACTGGACGTCCGGTTGCCGATGTTACACCGACAAGCTCAAGCTCTGCCCAAGCATCTGAGTAA
- a CDS encoding YlaH-like family protein, giving the protein MQQWFHDHQVISYLLIVACTIYIFNTVFRTGKLPILKEILVHIVLALGCLVLLVLQLDKLPIIQCMAVAVGMMALLRMRQFYDKRKANRNNKAGGSPDVKSADPQ; this is encoded by the coding sequence TTGCAGCAGTGGTTCCATGATCATCAAGTGATTTCCTATCTGCTCATCGTCGCCTGTACGATCTATATTTTTAATACCGTTTTCAGAACGGGCAAACTTCCCATTCTTAAAGAGATTCTCGTACATATCGTATTGGCGCTCGGCTGTTTGGTGCTGCTCGTGCTGCAGTTGGACAAATTGCCGATCATTCAATGCATGGCCGTTGCCGTAGGGATGATGGCGCTTCTACGGATGCGTCAGTTTTACGACAAACGCAAAGCTAACCGCAACAACAAAGCTGGCGGTTCACCCGACGTGAAGTCCGCAGATCCGCAATAG